One window of the Archangium primigenium genome contains the following:
- a CDS encoding ADYC domain-containing protein, which yields MSEAAAKDSLPCQDRSPTRSHWPQGTLLWGSTQLAATQPMSTVLASVKLDGARTVDEQPRRLRFPNDHEVPALAPLTVLDGASSDGKPVEVAVCDAQGSGGATRYRLELRVKGSAEWTNPCVPGGQSQASWALAVRGVWDATGARQENAKAFTFACEQGAIAKCAQWGYKPWNAEHVDLHQACTRMARADYCGTGRSHTWNDNVVDLYDSTGVVQRETRESPDFSPAKATFESSWSPDGATCLARTRKGEPIQAILDECPKRFVPGAMDFGGGDVCTHVRKEQSVKRGKGTWLNTRSYPPPMKATHP from the coding sequence TTGAGCGAGGCGGCGGCGAAAGACTCGCTCCCCTGCCAGGACAGGAGCCCGACGCGCTCCCACTGGCCCCAGGGCACCCTGCTGTGGGGCAGCACGCAGCTCGCCGCCACCCAGCCCATGAGCACCGTGCTCGCGTCCGTGAAGCTGGACGGTGCACGGACGGTCGACGAGCAACCCCGGCGCCTGCGCTTCCCGAACGACCATGAAGTCCCCGCCCTCGCGCCCCTCACCGTGCTGGACGGCGCGTCCAGCGATGGAAAGCCCGTGGAGGTCGCCGTCTGCGACGCCCAGGGCTCCGGAGGCGCGACGCGGTATCGACTCGAGCTGCGGGTGAAGGGCAGCGCGGAGTGGACCAACCCGTGCGTGCCCGGCGGCCAGAGCCAGGCCTCGTGGGCCCTCGCGGTGCGCGGCGTGTGGGACGCCACCGGCGCGCGGCAGGAGAACGCCAAGGCCTTCACCTTCGCGTGCGAGCAGGGCGCCATCGCCAAGTGCGCGCAGTGGGGCTACAAGCCCTGGAACGCGGAGCACGTGGACCTGCACCAGGCCTGCACGCGCATGGCGCGGGCGGACTACTGCGGAACGGGCCGCTCGCACACGTGGAACGACAACGTTGTCGACCTGTACGACAGCACGGGCGTGGTCCAGCGCGAGACGCGGGAGAGCCCCGACTTTTCCCCCGCCAAGGCCACCTTCGAGAGTTCGTGGTCGCCCGACGGCGCCACGTGTCTGGCGCGTACGCGCAAGGGCGAGCCGATCCAGGCCATCCTCGATGAGTGCCCCAAGCGCTTCGTGCCGGGCGCGATGGACTTCGGAGGCGGTGACGTCTGCACCCACGTGCGCAAGGAGCAGTCGGTCAAGCGCGGCAAGGGCACGTGGCTCAACACCCGCTCCTACCCGCCTCCGATGAAGGCCACGCACCCCTGA
- a CDS encoding bifunctional serine/threonine-protein kinase/formylglycine-generating enzyme family protein → MSQAISSSPHLTDDLLTALVDGQLSDAERTALHLHAEQCVSCRGLLAAVVGGSAQDPWELVGLDSPETWTPPPEFGGLRLEQLLGRGAMGVVYRARDVALDRRVAVKFIAIARPDGDARARFTTEARAIARMHHPNVVTLFSQGEVEGHPYLVSEYIQGRTFAELERPLHWRRVLSLGVQLVRGLTAAHQHGVLHRDLKPSNVLLTDAGEVKLIDFGLAELLDPVTFARAAGKRSLAGTRRYMAPEVLGFRSATPRSDVYAVGLILEELLLRPDAPASRALPEHVPDLAPGFATLIERCLREQPQERFGSAEALLRELERLDAPAPERHPGNPYRGLAPFEAEHRASFFGREDDVDRVLERLRYQTLVLVAGDSGVGKSSLCRAGLVPRVAQGDLELGARMYTCVTLTPGRRPRAALAAALAPVLDRTEAELDTVLAHTPEQLGRRLREGHLRGAGLLLFVDQLEELLTLAEPTEAVAVARLLGALSLPGQGVRVLLTVRGDFLTRLGALPGLGEAVESALYLLRPLRREQMERAVVAPARARGVDFESEDLVRRLVEEATKDSGGLPLLQFTLAELWARRDAERGLLRQADLDALGGVAGALSRHGDEVLARLTPGQHAQARQLLVRLVTPEGTRRERGEMEVLGADPDAPAALHALVQGRLLHTRTRPEGAHYGLAHESLIERWRTLRDWLDEDAGRRALVHRLELASAEWRRMDHARDTLWRGRQLDEVRALEPSRLAEPERHFLLASRRALSRRRRARVLGGVLGVVGLAALYGGWRLSEWWDVQRLSQETTRAALATLQDEAPRLARQQTLREFDAQPPDAAHDLSDMDRRRLAERRWTDTLARYQRSADALDEALFALDVALERVPGHAEARRQRLVLLAERIVLSEDFHQPHDAVRQRFERLSASDATWRGWLTRPARLHLTTHPSGARVEVLRYVTDAEGRMALAASPAHTGVTPLHAVPLPPGAYHLRITHPGSETLDYPVLLKRDEDTRLDQTLPARPPEGLVYIPPGCFFIGGAEAEDIRVFMKSAPLHEHCLTQGYYIQRDEVTFGDWVDYLEAQPPSHPDRALFATIPDAGNDGFTLDPDPRGGWRFTFRWEGQLLVSDARGLLANPVRADMQKRAWALAAGLVPFAPPERPAPWETPTPPSPLRVPGGPWFETSGYRPRDYHAIQRWRRLPLAGISSDTLHRGLEPDSTDVGYLKWLDSTGRLPGARLCGELEWTRAARGADPRRYPHGNRFHVDDANIDATYDRTPGAFGPDEVGLHPASTSPFGVRDMSGNAYETTRAWTRDLGADGDVLLGGAWYYGTEATHIASRQYSNPSQAYPLMGVRLCGTPRSTPRTGP, encoded by the coding sequence ATGAGCCAAGCCATTTCATCCAGCCCCCACCTCACCGACGACCTGCTCACCGCGCTGGTGGACGGACAGCTTTCCGACGCTGAACGCACGGCCTTGCACCTTCATGCCGAGCAATGTGTCTCATGTCGTGGACTGCTCGCCGCCGTGGTGGGCGGGAGTGCGCAGGACCCGTGGGAGTTGGTCGGCCTGGACAGTCCGGAGACGTGGACGCCTCCTCCGGAATTCGGTGGGCTGCGTCTGGAGCAGCTCCTGGGTCGTGGGGCCATGGGCGTGGTGTACCGGGCCCGGGACGTGGCGTTGGATCGCCGGGTGGCGGTGAAGTTCATCGCCATCGCCCGGCCGGACGGGGACGCACGCGCGCGCTTCACCACCGAGGCCCGGGCCATCGCGCGCATGCACCACCCCAACGTCGTCACGCTCTTCAGCCAGGGCGAGGTCGAGGGCCATCCCTACCTCGTCTCGGAATACATCCAGGGTCGCACGTTCGCGGAGCTGGAGCGGCCCCTGCACTGGCGGCGCGTGCTGAGCCTGGGCGTGCAGCTCGTCCGGGGCCTCACCGCCGCGCACCAGCACGGCGTCCTGCACCGCGACCTCAAGCCCTCCAACGTCCTGCTCACCGACGCGGGCGAGGTGAAGCTCATCGACTTCGGCCTGGCGGAGCTGCTCGATCCGGTCACCTTCGCGCGCGCCGCCGGCAAGCGGAGCCTCGCCGGGACCCGGCGCTACATGGCCCCCGAGGTCCTGGGCTTCCGCTCGGCCACGCCCCGCAGTGACGTGTACGCCGTGGGGCTCATCCTCGAGGAGCTCCTCCTGCGCCCGGACGCCCCGGCCTCGCGCGCCCTTCCCGAGCACGTGCCCGACCTCGCGCCGGGCTTCGCCACCCTCATCGAGCGCTGTCTGCGCGAGCAGCCCCAGGAGCGCTTCGGCTCGGCCGAGGCCCTGCTGCGCGAGCTGGAGCGGCTCGACGCGCCCGCCCCCGAGCGCCATCCGGGCAACCCCTACCGGGGCCTGGCCCCCTTCGAGGCCGAGCACCGCGCGAGCTTCTTCGGCCGCGAGGACGACGTGGACCGCGTGCTCGAGCGCCTGCGCTACCAGACCCTGGTGCTCGTCGCCGGGGACTCGGGCGTGGGCAAGTCCTCGCTGTGCCGCGCGGGCCTCGTGCCCCGGGTGGCCCAGGGCGACCTGGAGCTGGGCGCGCGGATGTACACCTGCGTCACGCTGACCCCCGGCCGGCGACCCCGGGCGGCGCTCGCCGCCGCGCTGGCGCCCGTGCTCGACCGCACGGAGGCGGAGCTCGACACCGTGCTCGCGCACACGCCCGAGCAGCTCGGTCGGCGACTGCGCGAGGGGCACCTGCGCGGCGCGGGCCTCCTGCTCTTCGTGGATCAGCTCGAGGAGCTGCTCACCCTGGCCGAGCCGACCGAGGCGGTGGCCGTGGCGCGGCTGCTCGGCGCGTTGAGCCTGCCGGGCCAGGGCGTGCGGGTGCTGCTCACGGTGCGCGGCGACTTCCTCACCCGCCTGGGCGCGCTGCCGGGCCTGGGCGAGGCCGTGGAGTCCGCGCTCTACCTCTTGCGGCCCCTGCGGCGCGAGCAGATGGAGCGGGCCGTGGTCGCGCCCGCGCGCGCCCGGGGCGTGGACTTCGAGTCCGAGGACCTGGTGCGGCGACTCGTCGAGGAGGCGACGAAGGACAGCGGCGGCCTGCCCCTGCTCCAGTTCACCCTGGCCGAGCTGTGGGCGCGACGGGACGCCGAGCGAGGCCTCTTGCGCCAGGCGGACCTCGACGCGCTGGGCGGCGTGGCCGGCGCGCTGTCCCGCCATGGCGACGAGGTGCTCGCCCGCCTCACGCCCGGGCAGCATGCGCAGGCGCGCCAGTTGCTCGTGCGGCTCGTGACGCCCGAGGGCACCCGCCGCGAGCGCGGCGAGATGGAAGTGCTCGGCGCGGACCCCGACGCCCCGGCCGCCCTGCACGCGCTCGTGCAGGGGCGCCTCTTGCACACGCGCACCCGCCCCGAGGGCGCGCACTATGGCCTCGCCCACGAGTCCCTCATCGAGCGGTGGCGGACGCTGCGCGACTGGCTGGACGAGGACGCGGGTCGGCGCGCGCTCGTGCACCGGCTGGAGCTGGCGAGCGCCGAGTGGCGGCGCATGGATCACGCGCGGGACACGCTGTGGCGGGGCCGCCAGCTCGACGAGGTCCGCGCGCTGGAGCCCTCGCGCCTGGCCGAGCCCGAGCGACACTTCCTGCTCGCCTCCCGGCGGGCCCTGTCGCGGCGGCGGCGCGCGCGGGTGCTCGGGGGCGTGCTCGGGGTGGTGGGACTCGCCGCGCTCTATGGCGGGTGGCGGCTGTCGGAGTGGTGGGACGTCCAGCGGCTGTCCCAGGAGACGACGCGAGCGGCGCTGGCCACGCTCCAGGACGAGGCCCCCCGCCTGGCGCGGCAACAGACCCTGCGGGAGTTCGACGCCCAGCCCCCGGACGCCGCCCACGACCTGAGCGACATGGACCGGCGGCGCCTGGCGGAGCGACGTTGGACAGACACCCTCGCGCGGTATCAACGGTCCGCGGACGCCCTGGATGAAGCCCTCTTCGCGCTGGATGTCGCGCTGGAGCGCGTCCCGGGACACGCCGAGGCGCGACGACAGCGTCTCGTGCTTCTCGCCGAGCGCATCGTCCTCTCCGAGGACTTCCATCAACCCCACGACGCGGTCCGCCAGCGCTTCGAGCGGCTCTCGGCCTCGGATGCGACCTGGCGGGGGTGGCTGACCCGACCCGCCCGGCTCCACCTCACCACCCACCCCTCGGGCGCCCGGGTGGAGGTGCTGCGTTACGTCACGGATGCCGAGGGCCGCATGGCGCTCGCCGCCAGCCCCGCGCACACGGGGGTGACCCCCTTGCACGCCGTGCCCTTGCCTCCGGGCGCCTACCACTTGCGCATCACCCACCCAGGGTCCGAGACGTTGGACTATCCCGTCCTGCTCAAGCGCGACGAGGACACGCGGCTCGACCAGACACTGCCCGCGCGACCCCCCGAGGGCCTTGTCTACATTCCCCCCGGCTGCTTCTTCATCGGCGGCGCGGAGGCGGAGGACATCCGCGTGTTCATGAAGAGCGCGCCCTTGCACGAGCACTGCCTGACGCAAGGCTATTACATCCAACGCGATGAGGTGACCTTCGGCGACTGGGTGGATTACCTCGAGGCCCAACCCCCCAGCCATCCCGATCGCGCGCTGTTCGCGACGATCCCGGATGCCGGCAACGATGGCTTCACCCTGGATCCCGACCCTCGGGGCGGCTGGCGATTCACCTTCCGGTGGGAGGGACAGCTGCTCGTGTCGGACGCGCGGGGCCTCCTCGCGAACCCCGTTCGCGCCGACATGCAGAAGCGCGCCTGGGCCCTCGCGGCGGGGCTCGTCCCGTTCGCGCCCCCCGAGCGACCCGCGCCCTGGGAGACGCCGACGCCGCCCTCGCCGCTGCGCGTCCCCGGGGGCCCATGGTTCGAGACCTCGGGGTACCGCCCGCGGGACTACCACGCCATCCAGCGCTGGCGCCGCCTCCCACTCGCGGGGATCTCCTCGGATACCCTCCATCGGGGTCTGGAGCCAGACTCCACGGACGTGGGGTATCTGAAGTGGCTGGACAGCACGGGCCGGCTGCCCGGCGCGCGCCTGTGCGGCGAGCTGGAATGGACGCGCGCTGCCCGAGGCGCCGACCCCCGCCGCTACCCGCATGGCAATCGCTTCCATGTCGACGACGCCAACATCGACGCCACGTACGACCGGACCCCGGGAGCCTTCGGTCCCGACGAAGTGGGCCTGCATCCGGCCTCCACCAGTCCGTTCGGCGTGAGGGACATGAGCGGCAACGCCTACGAAACCACGCGGGCCTGGACCCGGGATCTGGGAGCCGACGGGGACGTCTTGCTGGGCGGGGCCTGGTACTACGGGACCGAAGCGACCCACATCGCCAGCCGGCAATACAGCAATCCCAGCCAGGCCTACCCCCTGATGGGCGTGCGCCTGTGTGGCACCCCACGCTCCACCCCGCGCACCGGGCCCTGA